One window of the Camelina sativa cultivar DH55 chromosome 1, Cs, whole genome shotgun sequence genome contains the following:
- the LOC104788613 gene encoding protein transport protein SEC23-like isoform X2, translated as MAETANTDLEGIDGVRMTWNVWPRSKVEASKCVIPLAASISPIRRHSDIPTLPYAPLRCRTCSAALNAYAQVDFTAKLWICPFCFQRNHFPPHYHVISETNLPGELYPQYTTVEYTLPPPHDHRNGEVPSQAVFMFVLDTCMIEEELEFAKSAVKQAIGLLPEKALVGFVSFGTQAHVHELGFSEMSKVFVFRGDKEISKDQVLDQLGLGASSRRGGPVSGYHPKGAQNGSGLNRFLLPASDCEFTLNSLLDELQSDQWPVQPGHRSQRCTGVALSVAAGLLGACLPGTGARIVALIGGPCTEGPGTIVSKDLSDPVRSHKDVDKDAAPYYKKAVKFYESIAKQLVTQGHVLDLFASALDQVGVAEMKVAVERTGGLVVLSESFGHSVFKDSFKRVFEDGDPALGLCFNGMLEICCSQDIKIQGAIGPCSSLEKKGTCVADTVIGEGNTSSWRLCGLDKSTCLTVFFDISSTGSNSPGVANPQFYLQFLTSYQNSEGQTLLRVTTVCRQWKDSAVSSEELVHGFDQETAAVVMARLASLKMESEEGFDATRWLDRNLIRLCSKFGDYRKDDPTSFTLNPYFSLFPQFIFNLRRSQFVQVFNNSPDETAYFCMLLNRENISNATVMIQPSLTMYSFHSPPQPALLDVASIAADRILLLDAYFSVVVFHGMTVAQWRNMGYHHQSEHQAFAELLQAPQEDSQMIVRERFPVPRLVVCDQHGSQARFLLAKLNPSATYNNANEMSTGSDVIFTDDVSLRVFFEHLQKLAVQS; from the exons atgGCGGAGACAGCAAACACAGATCTGGAAGGAATCGATGGAGTTCGTATGACATGGAACGTCTGGCCACGTTCTAAAGTCGAAGCAAGCAAATGCGTGATCCCACTCGCCGCTTCCATTTCTCCGATCCGGCGACATTCCGATATCCCTACCCTTCCTTACGCTCCTCTCCGTTGCCGAACCTGCTCCGCGGCGTTGAACGCTTACGCGCAAGTCGATTTCACAGCGAAGCTCTGGATCTGTCCCTTTTGCTTTCAGCGTAATCATTTCCCGCCTCATTACCATGTGATCTCTGAGACTAATCTCCCTGGTGAGCTTTATCCTCAGTATACTACTGTTGAATACACGCTTCCTCCTCCGCATGATCATAGGAATGGGGAGGTTCCGTCTCAGGCTGTGTTTATGTTTGTTCTTGATACTTGTATGATTGAAGAGGAGCTTGAATTTGCTAAATCTGCGGTTAAGCAGGCGATTGGATTGCTTCCTGAGAAGGCTTTGGTTGGGTTTGTGTCGTTTGGTACTCAGGCTCATGTACATGAGTTGGGATTCTCTGAGATGTCTAAAGTTTTCGTTTTTAGAGGGGATAAAGAGATTTCGAAAGATCAGGTTTTGGATCAGTTGGGGCTTGGAGCTTCTTCGAGGAGAGGAGGTCCTGTTTCTGGATATCATCCTAAAGGAGCTCAAAATGGTTCTGGTTTGAATAGATTCTTGTTGCCTGCCTCGGATTGCGAATTCACTCTCAACTCT CTTTTGGATGAGCTACAAAGTGATCAGTGGCCTGTTCAGCCAGGTCATCGTTCCCAACGATGCACAGGTGTGGCATTGAGTGTAGCTGCAGGATTGCTTGGAGCTTGCTTGCCTGGAACTGGGGCTAGAATTGTAGCTTTGATTGGAGGTCCATGTACAGAAGGCCCTGGAACT ATTGTCTCAAAAGATTTGTCGGATCCTGTGCGTTCTCACAAAGATGTAGATAAAGATGCCGCTCCTTACTATAAGAAGGCTGTCAAGTTTTATGAGAGCATCGCAAAGCAACTAGTCACTCAGGGTCATGTGCTAGACCTTTTTGCTTCTGCACTTGATCAG GTTGGGGTTGCTGAGATGAAAGTTGCAGTTGAAAGAACTGGTGGCCTTGTTGTTCTGTCTGAAAGTTTTGGCCATTCCGTATTCAAAGATTCCTTCAAGCGGGTATTTGAAGATGGCGATCCGGCTCTTGGCCTTTGCTTTAA TGGGATGCTTGAGATCTGTTGTTCACAGGACATCAAAATTCAAGGGGCTATTGGGCCATGCTCATCATTAGAGAAG AAAGGTACTTGTGTTGCTGACACGGTTATAGGAGAGGGGAATACTTCTTCTTGGAGGTTGTGTGGCCTTGATAAAAGTACGTGTTTGACAGTATTTTTTGACATATCTTCAACCGGGTCAAATTCTCCAGGAGTTGCGAATCCACAGTTTTATTTGCAGTTTCTCACAAG TTACCAAAACTCTGAAGGCCAAACATTGCTCCGGGTTACTACTGTATGCAGACAGTGGAAAGACAGTGCTGTGAGTTCAGAG GAACTTGTGCATGGGTTTGATCAAGAAACTGCTGCTGTGGTAATGGCTAGATTAGCTTCTTTGAAAATGGAGTCAGAG GAGGGATTTGATGCTACTCGGTGGTTAGATCGGAATCTGATTCGTCTTTGTTCAAAGTTTGGAGACTATAGAAAGGATGATCCAACCTCCTTCACGCTGAATCCCTATTTTTCGTTATTTCCTCAGTTTATATTTAATCTGCGGCGATCGCAGTTTGTTCAG GTATTTAACAATAGCCCTGATGAAACCGCATACTTCTGCATGTTGTTAAACCGGGAGAATATTTCGAATGCAACTGTCATGATCCAACCGTCGTTGACAATGTATTCATTCCATTCACCACCTCAACCAGCTTTGCTAGATGTGGCTTCCATTGCAGCCGATCGAATTCTTTTATTAGATGCATATTTTAGTGTTGTTGTCTTCCATGGAATGACTGTAGCACAATGGCGAAACATGGGTTATCATCATCAGTCTGAACACCAG GCTTTTGCTGAGTTATTGCAAGCTCCACAAGAGGATTCCCAGATGATAGTCCGGGAGCGTTTCCCTGTCCCAAGATTAGTTGTCTGTGATCAGCACGGCTCGCAG GCGAGGTTTCTATTAGCTAAGCTGAATCCATCAGCGACATACAACAACGCAAACGAGATGTCAACAGGGTCAGATGTGATATTCACAGACGACGTGAGCCTTCGAGTCTTCTTTGAACATCTTCAGAAGCTCGCCGTGCAATCTTGA
- the LOC104788613 gene encoding protein transport protein SEC23-like isoform X1, which translates to MAETANTDLEGIDGVRMTWNVWPRSKVEASKCVIPLAASISPIRRHSDIPTLPYAPLRCRTCSAALNAYAQVDFTAKLWICPFCFQRNHFPPHYHVISETNLPGELYPQYTTVEYTLPPPHDHRNGEVPSQAVFMFVLDTCMIEEELEFAKSAVKQAIGLLPEKALVGFVSFGTQAHVHELGFSEMSKVFVFRGDKEISKDQVLDQLGLGASSRRGGPVSGYHPKGAQNGSGLNRFLLPASDCEFTLNSLLDELQSDQWPVQPGHRSQRCTGVALSVAAGLLGACLPGTGARIVALIGGPCTEGPGTIVSKDLSDPVRSHKDVDKDAAPYYKKAVKFYESIAKQLVTQGHVLDLFASALDQVGVAEMKVAVERTGGLVVLSESFGHSVFKDSFKRVFEDGDPALGLCFNGMLEICCSQDIKIQGAIGPCSSLEKKGTCVADTVIGEGNTSSWRLCGLDKSTCLTVFFDISSTGSNSPGVANPQFYLQFLTSYQNSEGQTLLRVTTVCRQWKDSAVSSEELVHGFDQETAAVVMARLASLKMESEEGFDATRWLDRNLIRLCSKFGDYRKDDPTSFTLNPYFSLFPQFIFNLRRSQFVQVFNNSPDETAYFCMLLNRENISNATVMIQPSLTMYSFHSPPQPALLDVASIAADRILLLDAYFSVVVFHGMTVAQWRNMGYHHQSEHQAFAELLQAPQEDSQMIVRERFPVPRLVVCDQHGSQARFLLAKLNPSATYNNANEMSTGSDVIFTDDVSLRVFFEHLQKLAVQS; encoded by the exons atgGCGGAGACAGCAAACACAGATCTGGAAGGAATCGATGGAGTTCGTATGACATGGAACGTCTGGCCACGTTCTAAAGTCGAAGCAAGCAAATGCGTGATCCCACTCGCCGCTTCCATTTCTCCGATCCGGCGACATTCCGATATCCCTACCCTTCCTTACGCTCCTCTCCGTTGCCGAACCTGCTCCGCGGCGTTGAACGCTTACGCGCAAGTCGATTTCACAGCGAAGCTCTGGATCTGTCCCTTTTGCTTTCAGCGTAATCATTTCCCGCCTCATTACCATGTGATCTCTGAGACTAATCTCCCTGGTGAGCTTTATCCTCAGTATACTACTGTTGAATACACGCTTCCTCCTCCGCATGATCATAGGAATGGGGAGGTTCCGTCTCAGGCTGTGTTTATGTTTGTTCTTGATACTTGTATGATTGAAGAGGAGCTTGAATTTGCTAAATCTGCGGTTAAGCAGGCGATTGGATTGCTTCCTGAGAAGGCTTTGGTTGGGTTTGTGTCGTTTGGTACTCAGGCTCATGTACATGAGTTGGGATTCTCTGAGATGTCTAAAGTTTTCGTTTTTAGAGGGGATAAAGAGATTTCGAAAGATCAGGTTTTGGATCAGTTGGGGCTTGGAGCTTCTTCGAGGAGAGGAGGTCCTGTTTCTGGATATCATCCTAAAGGAGCTCAAAATGGTTCTGGTTTGAATAGATTCTTGTTGCCTGCCTCGGATTGCGAATTCACTCTCAACTCT CTTTTGGATGAGCTACAAAGTGATCAGTGGCCTGTTCAGCCAGGTCATCGTTCCCAACGATGCACAGGTGTGGCATTGAGTGTAGCTGCAGGATTGCTTGGAGCTTGCTTGCCTGGAACTGGGGCTAGAATTGTAGCTTTGATTGGAGGTCCATGTACAGAAGGCCCTGGAACT ATTGTCTCAAAAGATTTGTCGGATCCTGTGCGTTCTCACAAAGATGTAGATAAAGATGCCGCTCCTTACTATAAGAAGGCTGTCAAGTTTTATGAGAGCATCGCAAAGCAACTAGTCACTCAGGGTCATGTGCTAGACCTTTTTGCTTCTGCACTTGATCAG GTTGGGGTTGCTGAGATGAAAGTTGCAGTTGAAAGAACTGGTGGCCTTGTTGTTCTGTCTGAAAGTTTTGGCCATTCCGTATTCAAAGATTCCTTCAAGCGGGTATTTGAAGATGGCGATCCGGCTCTTGGCCTTTGCTTTAA TGGGATGCTTGAGATCTGTTGTTCACAGGACATCAAAATTCAAGGGGCTATTGGGCCATGCTCATCATTAGAGAAG AAAGGTACTTGTGTTGCTGACACGGTTATAGGAGAGGGGAATACTTCTTCTTGGAGGTTGTGTGGCCTTGATAAAAGTACGTGTTTGACAGTATTTTTTGACATATCTTCAACCGGGTCAAATTCTCCAGGAGTTGCGAATCCACAGTTTTATTTGCAGTTTCTCACAAG TTACCAAAACTCTGAAGGCCAAACATTGCTCCGGGTTACTACTGTATGCAGACAGTGGAAAGACAGTGCTGTGAGTTCAGAG GAACTTGTGCATGGGTTTGATCAAGAAACTGCTGCTGTGGTAATGGCTAGATTAGCTTCTTTGAAAATGGAGTCAGAG GAGGGATTTGATGCTACTCGGTGGTTAGATCGGAATCTGATTCGTCTTTGTTCAAAGTTTGGAGACTATAGAAAGGATGATCCAACCTCCTTCACGCTGAATCCCTATTTTTCGTTATTTCCTCAGTTTATATTTAATCTGCGGCGATCGCAGTTTGTTCAG GTGTTTAACAATAGCCCTGATGAAACCGCATACTTCTGCATGTTGTTAAACCGGGAGAATATTTCGAATGCAACTGTCATGATCCAACCGTCGTTGACAATGTATTCATTCCATTCACCACCTCAACCAGCTTTGCTAGATGTGGCTTCCATTGCAGCCGATCGAATTCTTTTATTAGATGCATATTTTAGTGTTGTTGTCTTCCATGGAATGACTGTAGCACAATGGCGAAACATGGGTTATCATCATCAGTCTGAACACCAG GCTTTTGCTGAGTTATTGCAAGCTCCACAAGAGGATTCCCAGATGATAGTCCGGGAGCGTTTCCCTGTCCCAAGATTAGTTGTCTGTGATCAGCACGGCTCGCAG GCGAGGTTTCTATTAGCTAAGCTGAATCCATCAGCGACATACAACAACGCAAACGAGATGTCAACAGGGTCAGATGTGATATTCACAGACGACGTGAGCCTTCGAGTCTTCTTTGAACATCTTCAGAAGCTCGCCGTGCAATCTTGA